Within Sporosarcina sp. PTS2304, the genomic segment TTAGATTCGATAAAGAAAGTGACTTTATGTTTAGAGTTAATACTGATCCCGAATACCTTAATTATAAACCAGTCTATCATTTTCACGGTAATTGTGACGAACCTCATTTTAGTGTAAAAAGATTTGGAGTTATAGATAAATTAGATTACATTATAGACTTGTTAAAAATAAATCTAGAAAGAATAGAAAGCAAGACAGCTAAAGCACACTTTTAAGTACATAATAAGTACTTTTTATATGGCTATTAGAACAGTAGGAGGATCACCATGAACACAAAAAAACTAAAACAAGTTTTCGCAGAAAGTTTGAATATCGACCCATCTATCGTAGTAGACGATCTCACATTCAATTCCATACCTGAATGGGATTCGATTGCGCATATGGCGTTAGTCACGGAGATTGATGATGTGTTTGATATTATGCTAGATACGGATGATGTGCTCGATATGAGTTCGTTTGCGAAAGCGAAAGAGATTTTGTCGAAGTATGATATTTCATTTGAGTAGGTGACTGCTATGTTAAAGGGGAAGGTCATTTTAGTGACCGGTGCGACTCGCGGAATTGGGCAAGCTACGGCTGTTGTGCTTGCGGAGCGTGGGGCGCAAGTTGTGCTGCATGGACGTACTGCTGAAGGGCTAGCTGAAACAGTTGCTGCTGTGGAGGCGATAGGATACAAGCCGTTTACAGTGCTTTATGATGTGACTGATGAGTTAAATATGAAGCAGGCAATTGTAGCGATTAAGAAAGAATTCGGGCGCTTGGACGGTTTGGTGAACAATGCAGGCATCATGCAAGAAGGTTTGCTTGGTATGCTGAAGACTGCGTCTGTTCAGGAGATGATGACTGTCAATGTGACGTCTGCGCTCGTTCAGATGCAGTATGCGTCGAAGCTAATGATGAAAAATGACTCCAGTTCGATTGTCAATGTCAGTTCAGTTATCGGGCTACATGGCGCAGAAGGTAGCGCGGCGTATGCAGCGAGCAAGGCAGCGGTTGTCGGCTTTACGAAGTCTGCGGCGAAAGAGTGGGCGGCTAGGGGAATTCGTGTAAATGCTGTAGCACCTGGGTTTATCGAAACGGATTTGACCGCGCATTATGAAGGGACTCGTAAGGAAGGCGTGCTTTCGACTATTAAGATGCAACGGTTCGGACAAGCGCGTGAAGTGGCGAATGTTATCGCGTTTTTGTTATCGGATGATGCTTCATACGTAACGGGTCAAATTATTGGAGTGGATGGAGGCATGGTGATTTGACCATGTCTTTTTGTCTTAGAAAGGGGAATGGATGATGTCTTTCTTTTCGCTTACTAGTGAGCGTATTGCAGTGGTCACGAAAAACCGGACGTATCGTTATTGTGATATTCCATGTATGGAGTTTGACAGTCCGTCTAAAGAATTGATCGTAATTTTGTGCGAGAATACAATAGAAGTGCTCGGGGCTTATGTGAGCGCAGTAAATAGTGGTCATGCGACGATGCTTCTTTCAAATGACATGAATCGCGATCTTTTGGCTGATCTCCTAGACACTTATAAGCCGAAGTGGATTGTCGGGCTGGACGCTTTTGAAGGCTATGCATGGCAAAAGGACAAGTTGGTACGTGCGCAAGATATTTCTCAAGTAATTCATAAGGAGTTAGCCGTGTTGTTGAGCACGTCAGGAACGACGGGTAGTCAGAAGTTTGTGAGGCTGTCATATCGGAATCTGAAAGCGAATGCTGAGTCGATCATTACGTATTTATCAATCGATGCGAGTGAGCGTGCGGTGATGAATTTGCCTCTTTCCTATTCGTACGGTTTGTCGATCGTCAACAGCCATTTCCTTGCCAGTGCTTCCATTGTACTGACAGATGAGAGTGTGATGGCACAGTCGTTTTGGTCATTAGTGAATGAACAGAAAGCGACGTCCCTTGCAGGTGTACCGTTTACGTATCAAATGCTTCAGCGGATTGGTTTCCTTACGATGGATCTCCCTCACTTGCGGACATTGACAGAAGCAGGCGGACGTTTGCCAGTAAAATTGGTGGAGCTGTTCGCAGATTATGCGAAAAAGCATGACAAACGATTTTTTGTCATGTATGGGCAGACAGAAGCTGCGCCGCGCATTTCCTATATTCCGCACGATCGGGTGCTCGACAAGCCAGGTTCGATCGGTATTGCCGTTCCAGGGGGCGAATTGTCGATTGATGCCGAGACAGGTGAACTCATTTACTATGGTCCCAATGTCATGATGGGATACGCTGAATGTCTTGCAGATTTAGCTAATGCTGATGAGATGCATGGTGTCCTTCACACGGGCGACACCGCGGTTATGGATGACGAAGGGTATTTTACGATTACGGGGCGCCTGAAGCGTTTCATTAAATTATTTGGCCTGCGTCTGAATTTGGATGAAATTGAGCGTACGTTGGAGAAAGAGTTCCATATCGCTGTAGCTTGTGTAGGGAATGACGATAAACTAGTTATACTAGTAGAAGAAGAGTCGGCTGTGGAGCCAGTGAAGCAAGCGGTAGCAACACTGTATAAATTGCACAGAACGGCATATAAAGTAAAAGCCCAAGATATCCCGCGTCTGCCGAATGGGAAAATAAATTACGTAGCTATAAAGGAGACGTCCGTATGATTGTTCCTTTTCATCTGGCACAACAAGAAAAAGAGCGTATGTTGACAGGGAAGTTGAACGAGCTGACGAAGTGGCATATGGAGAAGTGTCCCGAGTACCGGGCGATGCTTCAGAAGAGTGGTGCGATCGTTGAAGCGGAGACGATCGGTGCTGTACCTTATTTGCCGGTGCAGTTATTTAAGTTGATGGATTTGAAATCTGTTGCTCATGACGAAGTTGTAAAAGTGCTGACTTCAAGTGGGACTACTGGACAGCAAGTGTCGAAGATTTATTTGGATCGAGAAACCGCTGTGGCTCAGACGAAGACACTCGTCGATGTGATGAAGCCCATTTTAGGTAGTAAGCGGTTGCCAATGATTATTTTGGATACGAAGTCGGTATTGAAAGATCGAAAGTCTTTTAGTGCGCGTGGTGCGGGAATTCTAGGGTTTTCTAATTTTGGACGCAAACATTTTTATGCATTGCATGATGATATGTCGCTTGATCTGGAAGGCTTGCAGGCGTATTTGAAAGAGTATGAAGGGCAAAGAATATTGTTATTTGGGTTTACATTTATGATATGGCAGTATGTTTATAAAGAAGCTGTGGCGCGTAATGTCCAATTGGATTTTGGGGATAGTGTGTTAATTCATGGTGGAGGGTGGAAGAAGTTGGCGGATGAAGCGGTTGACACGCAAACGTTTAATCGTCTACTTTCTGAGAGGCTCGGGATTCGTCATGTGCATAATTATTATGGCATGGTGGAACAAGTAGGTTCTATCTTTGTCGAGTGTACACATGGATATTTGCATGCACCGAGCTATGCAGATGTGCTGATCCGTGATCCAATTACATTTGATGAGTTACCACTAGGTGAAAAAGGTTTGATCCAAGTAGTGAGTGAGTTACCTAAGAGCTATCCAGGACATTCTTTGCTGACGGAGGATGTAGGGACGATCATTGGTATCGATGATTGTGCTTGTGGTTGGAAAGGAAAATATTTCACTGTAGCAGGTCGTATTCCTAAAGCTGAGATAAGGGGATGTAGTGATACGTTTCAGGAAGGTGATCGTAGATGAAGATGTTTTGGCCAAAAGACGTTGATTGGACGCATGCACTTGCCCGATTAGAAAAACAACAATCTAACCAGCCATTTGATGAAGTTGTTCTTTCATTCATGCAGGTGCTCTCGAAGCGCTTTGTGCGGATGAATCAAATGCCTGAAATAGTTGCGCTCGGGTTTTGGTTGAGGAAAGCAAATATCCAGAAGTTGCGCGAGTCATTTGGAGATAGTGGTCGTGTCGTGAAAGCGAGAGGAACGGTATTTCATATTGCTCCTTCTAACGTAGATACGATCTTTGTTTATTCGTGGATGCTGTCGCTTTTAGCAGGAAATCGTAATGTGATCCGTGTGTCGAGTAAAGAACAAACTGGGATGAGTGTTCTTTTGCGAACGATTGTGGAGGAGTTAGAAGATCCTCAGTTTACTTCGATTGCAAAAGGGACGATTATTTGTACATATGGCCACGAAGAAAATATGACTGCTGTAATTAGTGAAATATGCCATACACGAGTCATTTGGGGCGGAGACGAAACTATTCGAGCGATACGACAAATACCTTTGGCGCCACTTGCCAATGAACTAACGTTTCCAGATCGTTTTTCATTGGCGTTAGTGAGTAGTGAAGCGGTTTTTGCATTGACTGAAGTAGAGTTGGATCGGTTGACAGATCGTTTTTATAATGATGTGTTTTGGTTTGATCAGATGGCTTGTTCTTCTCCTCGATTAGTCATCTGGACAGGTAGCTGTCACGATTTAGCGAAGGATCGTTTTTGGTCTGCTTTCAAGAAGAAAATAGAAGCGAAAGACTATGAATTAGCGGCGGCAACTCAGGTGATGAAATTGACGACTACGTTACAAATGGCTACTGACGACTCGGTGTCTACAGTTCGCCCTACTACTTATTATTCGCGAGTGCAGGTAGAAGAAATGCCGTCAAGGGCACGAGAGAGACATTGTGGCGGTGGCTTGTTTTATGAGTATGATGCAATAGATGTATTAGAAGCAGCTACATGTTTGGTAGATAAAGATCAAACGGTGTCATACTTTGGTTTTACTAAAGAAGAGTTGGAACAATTTTTACATGCTATTACTACACGTGGAGTAGATCGAATTGTACCTGTTGGGCAAGCATTAGATTTCAGTGGCGTGTGGGATGGCCAGAACTTTTTGACTTCATTTACTAGGGAAGTTGTGATGAGATGAAATGGATGAAAGGTCGGGGATAAAAGATGGAGAAAGTTTATACACGTGAACAAATACGATTCCTGAGGGTAGTGCTGGAAGATCTACAATATTTAGCAAATGACTGGAAAGAGGGTATTGAAGAAAGTAAAATCCGAAGAGATAGTGTGATTTTAAGAAGGCTTTTAGTAAATGGTGATTACGGAAATGCTTGGCGATTATGTGGTTATAACAAAAGCCCGAAATTAAGGGTGCCGATAAAAGATAATATAAAAGAAGATAGCCTCATTTTCTATCAAGATGGTGGTGGATCTTCAAATGGAATAGAAATTCAGAATTTTGCTGTATATAATGAAGTATTAAATCCAGATACTAAAATATCGAAAATTGATAATGTAAAGCAGACACTTCATCTTGATCAATTTTTAAATAGCGATTGTTTAGTATATAAAGGGATTAGATATAATAGACAGCAAATAATAAAGTTTGTATGTAATAAAACTGGTGGAGCACATATTAGTTCGAATAAGAATAAAGATCCAAAAGATGACTCTCTATATGACTTAATTGATGACGAGCTTAACATACTTAGTAAAAATGTAGTTTATTATGAAATGTTATCAATAGGTCAATCCTTAGTAAATTCAAAAGATATTTATAAGCTAATAAAAAAAATAAAAAATATTATTTATTCAGGTTAGTTCAATATGAAATGGATAGACATTCAAGATAGCCACTTGCAACAAATTTTGGATTGGCGAACAAGTGATGCGGTGACGCGCTACATGTATACGGATATTGACTATAGTTTAGAAAATCAGAAAAAATGGTTTGCTTCAATTCAAGCAGATGAGACTGGACGATATTGGTTAATGGAGCATCGCGGCGAGTTAGTTGGCTTTATTTCGATTACGGATATTGATTGGCGACATAAACGAGGATTTTGGAATTTTTATATAGGGAATCCAAAGTATGCGATGATCGCAGGACTACTTGGAGCGTATATGTATAATTATGCGTTCTATACGCTCGGTCTCGAGAAGTTATGTGGCGAGGTGTTAGATCGTAATGAAGGTGTACGTGCATTACATCAGAAGTTAGGAGCACGGGAAGTGGGTGTGCTTGAACATCATATTTTAAAACATGAAACTTGGCATGATGTACACCTATTTGAGATGACGAAAAAGCGTTGGCAAGACGTTGGCCAGAAGTTTAGTAAATATGTTCCGGAGGTGGAAGTATGAAAACGATCATCATTATCCAAGCACGCATGGGTTCTACGAGATTGCCAGGCAAAATTTTGAAACGACTAGGAACGACAGACGTGCTAACATATGTGACTGCACGCTGTAAGAAAGTTCAAGGCGTGGCTGAAGTGATTGTTGCGACATCTACTTTACCTCAAGACGATGCAGTTGCAACTTGGTGTCACGAACAGAACGTAACGTGTTTCCGTGGTTCAGAAGAAGATGTATTGGATCGCTACGTTCAGTGTGCGAAAATGTATGAACCGGATTATATTATGCGTGTGACAGCGGATTGTCCGTTCGTAGATTATGAGTTAGCGAGTGTTGGGATTGCTGCGATGGCTGAACAGCGTCGAGATGTACTGCGTTTTGTCGGGCAGATGCCTAGAGGATTAGCGGTTGAAATGATTTCGTATAAGGCACTTTTGCGGATTCATGAGATCGGTCTGGAGCCAAGACACCGCGAGCATGTGACGTACTATGCGTATGAGTATGCGAATGAGTTTACTTTTGCACAATGTGTTGTACCTACGAATCGTTTGCATCCTGAATTGCGTATCACGTTAGACACCGATGAAGATTATGCGCTTTGTGTGGCGGTTGCAAATCATTTTGACGATGAGTTGGTGTCGAGTGCAGAAGTGATTCAGTATTTACTAGATCATCCAGAAGTAGCTATAGTAAATGCACATATTGAACAGAAGCCGGTGAACTGATGAAGAGTGTATTGATTCGTACAGATGCGTCGGTTGCGATGGGCTCTGGACATGTGATGCGTTGTGTAACGGTTGCGGAATGTTTGCGAGATCGTGGGTGTGACGTCATATTTATGATGGAGCCATTACCCGGTAATTTAATCGAGTGGGTGAAAGCTAAAGGCTTCTTAGTCGTGCAAAATTTTCAACCTGTAGACGTATGTATTATTGATCATTATGGAATTGACGAGGGGTGGGAACGTTCGATTCGTGACGACGTCAAGAAGATTGTTGTTATTGACGATTTAGCGAATCGCCGCCACGATTGTAATATGTTGATCGATCAAAATATGGTGCCAAATTTTGAGAGCCGTTATGATACGCTTGTTCCTGACCATTGTCACAAGTTATTAGGGCCAATATATTTGATCATGCGTGACGAATTTATACAGGCTAGACGGCAGGCAAAAGTTCGCGACGGTCGTGTACATAATGTACTAGTGTTCATGGGAGGTAGTGATCCGACAAATGAGACGATGAAAGTGCTGAACGCTTTGAACGGATCAAGCTTCACCAAAGTGGACGTAGTCGTGGGAGCGTCGAACGTCATGAAACAGGATATTGAATTGTTATGTGCGGAAGCAGGTTATACATTTTATTGTCAAATAGATTATATGGCTCGCTTGATGGAACAAGCGGACTTTTCTTTTGGAGCTGGTGGAAGTACAACGTGGGAAAGATGTTACGTTGGGTTGCCATCGTCAAGTACGATTGTGGCAGATAATCAATTGATTACGACAGAGACGGCTGCAAACCTTGGCGCTGTATACAATGTTGGCTGGCATGAAGAAGTAACGGTGGAGACGTATAGAACGCTTATTCAATCGTTACAGACAGAACGAGTAAAGTGGAAACAGATGAGCGAGCGCGGAATGGAGTTAACAGAAAGTCCACGTCCCAATCCTTGGATAGATACGATAATGGAGTTGATGGAATGATAAACATAGCAGGTCGAGAAATCGGTGTACATACGAAACCATTCATCATTGCAGAAATGTCGGGTAATCATAATCAGTCGTTAGAACGTGCATTGCATTTAGTAGATTTGGCGGCTAAAGCAGGAGTGGATGCGGTGAAGTTGCAAACGTATACGCCCGATACGATGACACTCGATATACATACAGGTGAGTTTTTCATCGAAAGTGATACGAATTTATGGAAAGGACAGTCACTTTACAGTTTGTATGAAGAAGCGTACACACCGTGGGAATGGCATGAAGCGATTTTTGCGCGTTGTCGGGAACATGGCATAGTAGGGTTCAGCTCGCCGTTTGACGAGACGGCAGTAGACTTTTTGGAGACATTAGACGTACCGGCATATAAGATAGCTTCGTTTGAGAATATTGATTTGCCGTTAATTCGAAAAGTAGCGGCTACTGGAAAGCCAATTATTGTTTCGACAGGCATGGCAAGTGTGGCGGAGTTGGATGAAGTCGTTCAAACGGTTCGTTCGCAAGGAAATGAGAAATTGATTTTATTGAAGTGTACGAGTACATATCCTGCAACACCGGCGAATTCCAATCTATTGACGATTCCTCATTTACAACATTTGTTCGGGACAGAAGTAGGGTTGTCAGATCATACGATGGGGATTGGGACTTCTGTTGCGGCAGTCGCACTTGGCGCTTCGGTTATTGAAAAGCATTTCACGACTTCCCGTGCAGATGGTGGAGTAGATGCGGCATTTTCTATGGAGCCGCAGGAGTTACAATTGCTGGTGGAAGAGTCTGAACGAGCGTGGCAAAGTCTTGGGAATATACAATATGGGCCAACGCGTGCAGAAGTGGATTCTTTGGAGCATCGTCGTTCGTTGTATATCGGGGAAGATGTACAAGCTGGTGATGTCTTGACGAAAGAAAACGTCCGTATTATCCGACCAGGGTATGGACTAGCGCCTAAGTATTTGGATTTGGTTGTAGGGAAGACGATTAAAAAGGATGCTTTGAAAGGTACGCCACTTAGTTGGGAGTTGTTGTTATGAACCCGTACATAAGTATAGTTGAAGCTTTCGAGTTAAAAAAAGGCGATATCGTATTAGTTGCTTCAAATCTCATAAAACTTGTAATGCAAGCGAGGAAAAGAAAAGAGAGATTTCAAGTAGATATATTAATTGATTGTTTAATTAGTGCGATAGGCCAGGAAGGAACATTGTTGTTTCCCACGTACAATTGGGACTACTGCAATGGAGTTGCTTTTGATTATCATAAAACTATTTCAAAAACTGGCTCACTGAGCAATGCAGCTTTGAAAAGAGAAGATTTTCTTCGTACAAAACATCCTATTTATTCATTTGCAGTTTGGGGAAAGGATCAGGAGAAGTTAGTAAATTTGCAAAACAAAAGTGCTTTTGGTAAGGACTCGCCATTTGCGTACCTCCACAAGCACCACGCTAAAATGATTATGATAGATGTAGATTATCAAAATTCCTTTACTTTCGTTCACTATGCAGAAGAAATGGCCGCTGTCACTTATCGTTACATGAAGGAGTTTACAGCTGATTATATCGATGAAAATAATCAAATGCATAAGACAACTTATTCAATGTTGGTGCGAAATTTGGACATGGGAGTGCAAACGAAAGTTAATCCGATTGGAGAAGAGATGGAGAAAAAAGGAGTCGCTACTGTAACAGATGTACATTCTATCATATGCAGGGTGGTGGATTTAAATAAGGCATACGGAGTAATAATGGATGATATTGAAAGTAATGCCTCTAATAAATTGTATAGTACAAGGAGCGACTGAATGATTAATGTAGACGAAGGAAAAGAAATGTATGAATTGATGAAAAGATTGTTTCCGATCTGTAGAAGTATTACAGGAGACGGCGTAAGAAAAACGCTACGTATTTTACAAGAACATATTCCTATAACGATAGTGGAAGTCCCCACCGGAACTCAAGTATTTGATTGGGAAATACCGAACGAATGGAATATTCTGGACGCCTATGTCATGGATGAATACGGGACGAAAGTGATAGACTTTAAAGAAAATAACTTACATGTGATGGGCTATTCAGTTCCAGTGAATCAAGAAATGTCGCTTGATGAACTTCAGGAATATTTGTACTCGTTAAAAAAGCAACCTGATGCTATACCATATATAACCTCCTATTACAAAGAACGTTGGGGTTTTTGTCTTGCGCATACTGAGCGCCAACGTTTAAAAGATGGAATGTATAAAGTATATATTAATAGTGAGCTAAAACCCGGAAGTTTAACATATGGTGAATTAATAATTCCAGGAGAAACAGAAGAAGAGATTTTTCTATCTACTTATATATGTCATCCTTCCATGGCCAATAATGAACTGTCTGGTCCAGTGTTGGCAGTTGCTTTAGCCAAATGGCTACTTGCAAGAAAAAATAAATATACGTACAGAATCGTATTTATACCTGAGACAATAGGTTCTTTGACATATCTGAGCAGAAATTTGGAGCACATGAAGAAAAATATTGTAGCGGGCTTTAACTTGACTTGTGTAGGTGACGATCGAACATATTCTTATTTGCCATCTAGACAAGGTAATACACTAGCGGATAAAGTAGCCATAAATGTTTTGAAAAACCACTTTCCCGAGTTTGTAGAATATACATATTTGGATAGAGGCAGCGATGAACGTCAATATTGCAGTCCAGGCATCGATTTGCCAGTTGCGAGTCTTATGCGGACAAAATATGGTCAGTATACAGAATATCATACGTCTTTGGATAATTTAGATCTTGTCACGCAAGACGGTTTGCAAGGTTCTTTTACTTTATACAAAGATTGTCTCGAGTTGCTGGAATGGAATGAATATTACCAAATAGCTTGTTTAGGAGAGCCGCAACTCGGTAAGCGTGGGTTGTATCCGACGCTTAGTACGAAAGAGTCGGGGAGCATGGTTCGTGAAATGATGAATTTTATTGCATATGCAGATGGATCTAATGACTTGGTCGATATAAGCAATATTATCGATGCACCTGCAAAAAGATTAATACCTATAGTTGAAAAATTGATCGAAAATAATTTGCTGTTAGTCAACAGAGGTGAAAAAGAATGAAAAAAAGAAAAGATTTTTTATCGTACGGCAAACAATCAATAGACGAGTCAGACATTGCGGCTGTAGTGGAAACATTACAGTCGCCTTTTTTAACACAAGGACCGAAAGTGGAGCAGTTTGAGCGTGCTGTGGCGGATTATGTTGGCGCGAAGTATGCGGTGGCGTTTGCGAATGGTACAGCGGCTCTGCATGGGGCTTGTTTTGCGGCTGGCATTAGTAAAGATGACGAAGTGATTACGACACCGATTACGTTTGCGGCTACAGCGAATGCGGTTCTTTATTGTGGCGGTATGCCGGTTTTTGCGGATATTGACGCAACGACGTATAATCTCGATCCGGTGGCAGTTCGGCAAAAAATTACCTCTCGTACGAAAGCGATTATGCCAGTAGATTTTACAGGACAGCCAGTGGATTTAGATAAGATGATGCAGATTGCAAAAGAACATAATTTGGTAGTGATTGAAGATGGCGCACATTCTCTAGGGGCTTCATATAAGGGACAGAAAGTAGGCGCTCAAGCACATATGACGATGTTCAGTTTTCATCCGGTAAAACCGATTACGACAGGTGAAGGCGGTATAATTACGACAAATTCTGAAGACTATTATGAGAAGTTAAAGGTATTTAGAAGTCATGGAATTAGCAAAACTCCTTATTCAATCGAGCAAGGGGATTGGTATTATGAAATGACGGATTTAGGCTTTAATTATCGGATGAATGATATACAAGCGGCCCTCGGTTTGTCACAATTATCTAAAGTAGATAGTTTTATTGCACGCAGACGTGAAATCGCTTCGTTGTACAATAAAAAATTAGTGAATGTACCAGGTGTAGTTGTGCCGAAACAGCTAGAAGAAACGGAGTCTGGGTGGCATTTGTATATGATTCAATTGGATGAACGGATTACCGGTAAAACTAGAAGAGAGATATTTGA encodes:
- the pseC gene encoding UDP-4-amino-4,6-dideoxy-N-acetyl-beta-L-altrosamine transaminase; the protein is MKKRKDFLSYGKQSIDESDIAAVVETLQSPFLTQGPKVEQFERAVADYVGAKYAVAFANGTAALHGACFAAGISKDDEVITTPITFAATANAVLYCGGMPVFADIDATTYNLDPVAVRQKITSRTKAIMPVDFTGQPVDLDKMMQIAKEHNLVVIEDGAHSLGASYKGQKVGAQAHMTMFSFHPVKPITTGEGGIITTNSEDYYEKLKVFRSHGISKTPYSIEQGDWYYEMTDLGFNYRMNDIQAALGLSQLSKVDSFIARRREIASLYNKKLVNVPGVVVPKQLEETESGWHLYMIQLDERITGKTRREIFDEMRARNIGVHVHYIPVYWHPYYQSLGYEKGMCPIAEQWYERALTLPIFPQMTNEDVDDVVECLKSVLHPLK